A single window of Plectropomus leopardus isolate mb chromosome 12, YSFRI_Pleo_2.0, whole genome shotgun sequence DNA harbors:
- the LOC121951084 gene encoding guanylate kinase-like: protein MALPSLCLSSLPLLYSVCLHTVTPSLFTSIFLLLELCVSRKAMAGPRPVVLSGPSGAGKSTLLKMLMEEYQSVFGFSVSHTTRNPRPGEVDGKDYHYVTREVMQTGIDNNEFIESAEFSGNMYGTSKAAVQDVQAKNLICILDIDMQGVRNIKRTDLSPIYISIQPPSMAILENRLRLRKTESEESLQRRLHAAKVDMELSKEPGMFDVVIINDNLDEAYGHLKNALLEVSYYCSP from the exons ATGGCCCtgccctctctttgtctctcctccctcccgcTCTTGTACTCAGTCTGCCTGCACACAGTCACACCCTCTCTGTTCACTTCAATTTTCCTTTTGCTTGAGCTGTGTGTCTCGAGAAAAG CTATGGCTGGACCCAGGCCTGTGGTGCTCAGCGGCCCGTCCGGGGCAGGGAAGAGCACTCTGCTGAAGATGCTCATGGAAGAATATCAGAGTGTCTTTGGCTTCAGCGTCTCCC ATACAACAAGAAATCCTCGACCTGGAGAAGTGGATGGCAAAG ATTACCATTATGTCACGCGCGAGGTGATGCAAACAGGAATTGACAACAACGAATTCATTGAGAGCGCAGAGTTTTCAGGGAACATGTACGGGACGAGTAAAGCTGCTGTACAAGACGTCCAGGCCAAGAACCTTATCTGTATACTTGACATTGACATGCAAGGTGTGAGGAACATCAAAAGGACAGACCTCAGTCCCATCTACATCTCTATCCAGCCACCGTCCATGGCTATCCTG GAGAATCGTTTAAGACTCCGAAAAACAGAGTCAGAGGAGAGCCTCCAGAGGCGTTTACATGCAGCTAAAGTGGACATGGAGTTAA GTAAAGAACCTGGCATGTTTGATGTCGTAATTATCAATGATAATTTGGATGAAGCTTATGGGCACTTAAAAAATGCTCTTCTTGAGGTGAGTTATTATTGCAGTCCATGA
- the LOC121951087 gene encoding guanylate kinase-like: protein MAGPRPVVLSGPSGAGKSTLLKMLMEEYQSVFGFSVSHTTRNPRPGEVDGKDYHYVTREVMQTGIDNNEFIESAEFSGNMYGTSKAAVQDVQAKNLICILDIDMQGVRNIKRTDLSPIYISIQPPSMAILENRLRLRKTESEESLQRRLHAAKVDMELSKEPGMFDVVIINDNLDEAYGHLKNALLEEINMVKKVNMSS from the exons ATGGCTGGACCCAGGCCTGTGGTGCTCAGCGGCCCGTCCGGGGCAGGGAAGAGCACTCTGCTGAAGATGCTCATGGAAGAATATCAGAGTGTCTTTGGCTTCAGCGTCTCCC ATACAACAAGAAATCCTCGACCTGGAGAAGTGGATGGCAAAG ATTACCATTATGTCACACGCGAGGTGATGCAAACAGGAATTGACAACAACGAATTCATTGAGAGCGCAGAGTTTTCAGGGAACATGTACGGGACGAGTAAAGCTGCTGTACAAGACGTCCAGGCCAAGAACCTTATCTGTATACTTGACATTGACATGCAAGGTGTGAGGAACATCAAAAGGACAGACCTCAGTCCCATCTACATCTCTATCCAGCCACCGTCCATGGCTATCCTG GAGAATCGTTTAAGACTCCGAAAAACAGAGTCAGAGGAGAGCCTCCAGAGGCGTTTACATGCAGCTAAAGTGGACATGGAGTTAA GTAAAGAACCTGGCATGTTTGATGTCGTAATTATCAATGATAATTTGGATGAAGCTTATGGGCACTTAAAAAATGCTCTTCTTGAG GAGATTAATATGGTCAAGAAAGTCAACATGTCTTCGTAG